One genomic segment of Paenibacillus sp. FSL H8-0332 includes these proteins:
- a CDS encoding helix-turn-helix domain-containing protein: MDQHRQAETNSLDNMLLQPGTEEHILSTRMSLPERQFVKSHVLLLIVSGKGELEYNGQTYPMERGHAYLLAPGMFMELRTSANNPLNYYRISFDLWNPVMKAGGVKDNEALFCQARFADELYGKLQVQQSAEVLGRTEELCKIGVSGKGIDSNSGEQSIPTPHRSSFSFRRQMLLFDLLNQLFLSQPADTAENISRLERTMDYMHTHYPELITREKLAELADMSVWHYAHLFKARTRHSPMEYLNGIRMNQAKERLLTGGGKVRDVARQVGFADEFYFSRKFKKTVGLSPTNYIKQKLEKIAAISFPYTGHLLALGITPYVALVDKRRDLHRLDYVEHIPYQLSRSKTMSFEKWRTNLDVLAEARPEIIICSEYEDAISQGCIRQLATTVVIAWNRLDWRSHFRQVALVVGKMREAELWLAAYKAKAERAGALLRSGLGEHTVSVLHIMLGELLVYGCRNAGAVLFEDLGLNPAYDVHDIQTYRNIGIEDLASYTGDRLLLIVDGDPASKHTWETLRELEQWTRLVAVREGHVYEQHEMPWLDYSPLAHNMIIDRVVTLFGGTGC, translated from the coding sequence GTGGATCAACATAGGCAAGCGGAAACGAACAGCTTGGACAACATGCTCTTACAGCCTGGAACTGAGGAGCATATCCTCTCTACAAGAATGTCGCTCCCGGAAAGACAATTTGTCAAATCTCACGTGCTGCTTCTCATTGTAAGCGGCAAGGGGGAGCTTGAATATAACGGACAGACTTATCCAATGGAGCGGGGCCACGCTTATCTATTGGCTCCCGGGATGTTTATGGAATTACGAACATCCGCGAATAATCCACTGAATTATTACAGAATCAGCTTCGATTTGTGGAATCCGGTCATGAAGGCGGGGGGTGTCAAGGATAACGAGGCCCTGTTCTGTCAAGCAAGATTCGCTGATGAGTTGTATGGCAAGCTACAGGTCCAGCAGAGCGCGGAGGTGCTCGGACGGACTGAGGAGCTGTGCAAGATTGGCGTCTCCGGCAAGGGAATTGACTCTAATTCCGGCGAACAGTCGATTCCAACTCCACACAGGTCTAGCTTCTCCTTTCGGCGTCAGATGCTGCTCTTCGACTTGCTGAACCAGCTGTTTCTGTCACAACCCGCCGATACAGCTGAGAATATATCGCGGCTCGAGCGAACAATGGATTATATGCATACCCACTACCCTGAGCTCATTACACGTGAGAAGCTCGCCGAATTGGCCGATATGAGTGTCTGGCATTACGCCCACTTGTTCAAGGCAAGGACTAGACACAGTCCTATGGAATATTTGAACGGAATCAGGATGAATCAGGCCAAGGAACGATTGCTCACTGGTGGAGGAAAAGTTCGCGACGTTGCTCGCCAGGTTGGGTTTGCCGACGAATTTTATTTCAGCCGCAAATTCAAAAAAACGGTCGGACTTTCCCCCACGAACTATATCAAGCAAAAGCTCGAGAAAATAGCGGCCATCAGCTTTCCTTATACGGGTCATCTGCTTGCCTTGGGTATAACTCCTTATGTGGCGCTTGTCGACAAACGCCGGGATTTGCACAGATTAGATTACGTGGAACATATTCCGTATCAGTTGTCGCGTTCCAAGACCATGAGCTTTGAGAAGTGGAGAACAAATCTGGATGTGCTTGCTGAAGCTCGTCCTGAGATCATCATCTGCAGTGAATATGAAGATGCAATCTCCCAGGGCTGTATCCGCCAATTGGCTACCACCGTAGTCATTGCGTGGAACCGGCTGGACTGGCGCAGTCATTTTCGCCAAGTAGCGCTGGTGGTTGGCAAGATGAGGGAGGCGGAGCTGTGGTTGGCCGCCTATAAGGCAAAAGCGGAGCGAGCCGGCGCGCTGCTTCGATCGGGACTCGGAGAGCATACAGTGTCTGTGCTGCACATTATGCTTGGCGAGTTGCTTGTCTATGGCTGCCGGAATGCCGGAGCCGTGCTATTCGAGGACCTTGGCTTGAACCCTGCATATGATGTGCACGACATTCAGACCTATCGCAATATCGGCATCGAGGACCTTGCTTCGTATACGGGCGACCGGTTGCTGCTGATCGTCGATGGGGACCCCGCTTCCAAGCACACATGGGAGACCCTTCGCGAATTAGAACAGTGGACCAGGCTAGTGGCTGTTAGAGAAGGACATGTCTACGAACAGCATGAGATGCCTTGGCTCGACTATTCCCCGCTCGCTCACAACATGATTATCGATCGGGTCGTTACGTTGTTCGGCGGC